From a single Candidatus Dormiibacterota bacterium genomic region:
- a CDS encoding sigma-70 family RNA polymerase sigma factor, with translation MTESEREAQIRRLLPLVRAIARRVQRVVPTMDLDDLIGDGSIGLVRAVDAFDPERGASLEHYAKHLIAGTMLNGIRRMDPVPERVRRAVRDGENARYRQAVEAGTMPAPDAFERTRPALRRAAMVAYRVQPLSLDCALPERERLACDWSRDPANIVAERSSAHELRIHLRGLPPRHQTLLALHYFADGPLARIGSRMGISAQRASQLHVAAIARLRKRYHAPSR, from the coding sequence ATGACTGAAAGCGAACGCGAAGCGCAGATCCGGCGGCTACTGCCGCTCGTACGCGCGATCGCGCGCCGAGTGCAGCGCGTGGTCCCTACCATGGATTTGGACGATCTGATCGGCGACGGCAGCATCGGGTTGGTCCGCGCGGTCGATGCCTTCGATCCCGAGCGCGGAGCCTCGCTCGAGCACTATGCCAAGCATTTGATTGCAGGAACGATGCTCAACGGCATTCGACGCATGGATCCGGTCCCGGAACGCGTGCGCCGCGCCGTGCGCGACGGCGAAAATGCACGATATCGTCAGGCGGTGGAGGCCGGTACGATGCCGGCGCCCGACGCGTTCGAACGCACGCGCCCGGCGCTTCGCCGGGCGGCCATGGTGGCGTATCGCGTGCAGCCGCTCTCGCTCGATTGCGCGTTGCCCGAGCGCGAGCGGCTCGCATGCGACTGGAGCCGCGACCCGGCGAACATCGTCGCCGAACGCAGTAGCGCGCACGAATTGCGCATCCATCTACGCGGCCTTCCGCCACGCCATCAAACCCTTCTTGCGCTGCATTATTTTGCGGACGGACCGCTGGCGAGAATAGGCTCGCGTATGGGCATATCCGCACAGCGCGCCTCGCAGTTGCACGTCGCGGCGATCGCGCGCCTGCGCAAGCGGTATCATGCTCCGTCGCGTTGA
- a CDS encoding flagellar hook-basal body complex protein produces the protein MDRALYAAATGMAAQQRNLDVVSDNLANADVAGFKGSVATFEVLAAPGERGVGTAVTGQHAIFTQGKLMKSPGAFDLAIDGPGFFTVADGKGRKGYTRDGAFSRAPDGSLRNAQGWRLDGIRIPQDALGARVESDGRLIVTTAGGKTTMGRVRLAEFAAPEALQSVGGTLFAATSASGRARTIEAGGPNAPQIRFGMLEQSNVSIVESMMEIMAAQRAYEANAKGVQAADEMLRIANNLQRG, from the coding sequence ATGGATCGCGCGCTCTACGCCGCCGCGACCGGAATGGCCGCTCAACAACGCAATCTCGACGTCGTTTCCGATAACCTCGCAAATGCCGACGTCGCCGGATTCAAGGGCTCGGTCGCGACGTTCGAAGTGTTGGCCGCGCCCGGCGAGCGCGGCGTGGGAACCGCCGTTACGGGCCAGCACGCCATCTTCACGCAGGGCAAGCTCATGAAGAGTCCGGGCGCGTTCGATCTCGCCATCGACGGGCCGGGATTCTTCACCGTCGCCGACGGCAAGGGGCGTAAGGGGTACACGCGCGATGGCGCGTTTTCGCGCGCACCGGATGGTTCGCTCCGCAACGCGCAGGGCTGGCGGCTCGACGGCATTCGCATTCCGCAGGATGCGCTCGGCGCGCGGGTGGAGAGCGACGGGCGCCTGATCGTCACCACGGCCGGCGGCAAAACAACGATGGGGCGCGTTCGCCTTGCGGAGTTTGCCGCGCCCGAGGCGCTGCAGAGCGTTGGGGGCACGCTCTTCGCCGCTACGAGTGCGTCGGGTCGTGCGCGCACGATCGAGGCGGGCGGCCCCAACGCCCCGCAGATTCGATTCGGTATGCTCGAGCAGTCCAACGTCTCGATCGTGGAATCGATGATGGAGATCATGGCCGCGCAACGAGCGTACGAAGCGAACGCTAAAGGCGTCCAAGCGGCCGACGAAATGCTGCGAATCGCCAACAACTTGCAACGTGGATAA